CCATGCCGGCCGTTCGCCAGCACCTGCGCCACGACCGACCCGGCACCGGCCGATTGACCCCAGATGGTCACGTTGCGGGCATCGCCGCCAAAGTGGTGAATATGTTTATGGACCCATTTCAGAACAAATTGCTGGTCGAGGAGACCCGGGTTCAAATCCGAGGTGCGTGATTCTTTGATGGCCTTGCCCGGCAAGAATCCAAACGCATTTACTCGGTAGTTTGGGTAAATCACCACATAATCATTCAAGGTGCTGGCATTCAAGACCGGAAATGAAGACGGCGGCATGTCAAACGCGGCACTCCCTTGGATGAACGCTCCACCGTAGAAGACTACAAGGACCGGCCTCCGAATATCTTGTTGGGTGTTCCAAGGTCTGGAAAAAAGGCCCAGATAGAGACAGTCCTCGGAACCGTTGACTGTCCGCTGGGGGCACATGTCGAAGGTCTGGTCCGTGTCATACGTTCCATTCGTGATTGTGAATGGCGGCTGGGGCGCGCGAAAGCGATTCTCTCCAATGGGAGGCGCAGCGAAAGGAATCTTGCGAAAATAGGAGAGGTTGTAAGCGGTATCGTATTTGCCTTGGAAGGAGCCGTAGTCGAGATGCACCAGAGGGTCATCATAGGCATATGCCAGACACCCAATCGATAGTACAACGCATAGCAAGAAATTCGGAATTCGCATTGCGAGAGATACAAAAAGTCAGAGTTGGGTATCAGCCACCTTTGCGTCGCTTCGTACTATGCTCTCATCTAGAGGGTGAGGGAGTACATGGATCCATTAGCGGCCTCATATAGTCAGTCAGATGCCGGTGTCCACTGCACCAGCGTCTGCTGTGCTCGCGAGCAAAAAGCCCGAGGCGCCAGCAGATGCAACCTTTACGATCATTCTTCAGCCACCCTCAAATGGAGGCCAAGCCTCAGTCTCATCGTGTGGACATGCCTATTGGTGCAAATTTTCTTCATCAAAATGGTGGAGGACTGACTGCGGGGGAAAGATGTGGAGAGGGAGGATCCTTCGGTGTCGATCATCCCGGTGGTGGATTTTAACCCGATTCATGTAGAGCGGCTGCGAGTGCCAACGACACAAGAGAGGTACCTGTCCCTCAAGAGAAGGTTAAAAGAAATGCGACAGATTCATGGAGTTTACCCAGCTGCCGATATGAATTCGTAGCCCGGCTTTGATAGTATGCCGGGCCCCTGTGTATCTCTGGCAGAGATCCTGAATCTCTCTAAAAATACAAAACTCCAGATGATGAAGGGCGTCATGAccattaaaaaaaagaaaaagaaaagaaaaagacaagacaacATCTCAAACCCACCCAATGCACCTGAGCCTGGTCCAACTCCAAGATCCCCCAGTACACCATAAtgcaaaaataaaaatagaaaacaagaataaagaaaaaaaaagaaaaaaaaaaggaaaaggaaaaggaaaagaaaaaagaaaaatgctGCAAGCCCCCGCAGCTCCGAAAAGTTGTACCCCCGAGAATCCACACATAAGTCCTCCCTCAGATGCCCGACCATCCCCAGCGCGAACTCGCCCACCCAGACGACTTACCACGCTACATCGTCATTCGTAAGTCGCGGACACGTCGCCGGCTGGCGCGGGTGTTGTGGCGCGGCTCATGACCATCCCCAAGGGGCGTCGCGGTGCGGGCATCGGAAAGCTCAGGCGTAGGCGTGACCCCAAAGCTGATACCGCGGTCGCGGCGCGAGACACGGGCTTCCGAGTCGGGCGACAAGAAGCGATGGATCGTGCGATGATCCATCACCCGTTCCTCGCGGCCGGGCCCCTTGTCGGTCTTGGGCCATTGGAACCCGTAGATCTTCGAGTGCCGCTCGCACCGAGGGCATTCGCGCCGGGTCTGGTAGGAATTGGACTGCACAAACCACGACTCGCAGGTCTGGCAGTCTACCCAGCGGTCGTACTTTTGAGCCAGGAGCCGGGACGTCTTGGTGTAGTCCCCGGGAGTGCGAGCGACGGGaacctcatcctcgaccGAAGCCACAACCGCCCAGTTCCGCTTGCGGCGGGGCTTTCGCTTCTTAGCCACGACGGTCTGGAGGGTATCGTCTAAGTCAAGGTGGCTTGGTAAGTCTGAGAGTTCACTGGGGGTTGGGGTGGGGCTcggggggaggagatggcATTCTCTGGCTGACCTGTAGGGGGGCTATCGGAGTGATCCTCATGGTATTCTCCTTGGGAAGGATCTGGGTGGTCGCAATGGCCAGCAATGTTGGCGTGGTCGGAATGGTGGGCGGGATAGGAGTGGGTGGGCGAGTCGGAGTGGTCAGCGGGTGCGGGTGTCTCGATCTTCACTTTCGCGTCAGTGTCATCTACAGAAGTGAGGAGGGTGGAAGTCGAAGATCGATGACTTTCGGCAGTGAAGCTAGGTGAGAGACGATCATTCGGGCCGTTGACGGGCTCGGAGATGGGGGTCGggttgacgaggatgacttCATCCGCGTCCACGGCCGAAAGATCTGTCACACTGAGTTGTGGCTGTTGGCTCTCCTGGGTCGACGGAAGCAACGTCTCCAGGCACGAGTGAACGTCCTCAGTGACCACGATCTCCTGTCTCAACTTAGAGATCTGGCGCTCACCAGCGATACCCGCGGGGACGACGGGGACGTCGGTGTCCGAGTCGGGGGTGGGAGGGTTGTCGGACTCGGGAGTTGCGGTGGTCTCGAGCGCGACATCGGACATGCAGATCTCCTCGCACAGCTTGGAGGTCTGGCGAGTGAATTTGACCCGCTTGTTGGAAGAGGCGCAGGCCAAGGATGCATCCTCCGCATCCGAGTCCGAGTCTCGGCGACGCTTCTTGGTCGATCCGGTTGACTCCTCTGAGATGTCCTCGTCTGCTTTGACCGGGGGCGCCCACCCATTGCGCACCGCACGCTCACAAGTCTGGCACAGGCACTCGCAATTGTCGATTCCAAAATAGTCCTCGCCATAGGAGACAGTGatttcttctccttcatggATGTCGCGAGTGGCCATGACAGACATCCCCTCCGTGCCTCGGGTTACCAGGCGACCGTTGGCGTCACAGTCGTGGTTGGCGAATCGCGCGGGCCccaggaagaaagagggggtCTTGCGGCGGCTAGACATGACCACGCTGAAATCCTTGCGAGTGAGTCCCAAgtccatctcttcttccttggtcaTCGCGACCAATGTCCCAGACAGATACTTGATCTCCTGGCCAGCCTTGATGAACTTTCGGGCGCAGATTGCCGCCTCGTGTTGGGTGATAATGTACCGATTTGTGGTCGTGACCTCGAAGGGGCAGTCGGGCTGATACATTTGAATGTACTTGCGGAGATGGCGGCAGAACCAGTCCTTGTCGCGAGAGCCTTTGAGATTGGCCACATACTTGCGAAGGCCTGGTAATTCCAGCAGCTTTTTTTCCGCCACGGCTGAGTCCTTTGCGACCACCACATCGTGGAGGAGAATGCGGCCGACATCGTCGTCATGGATGCCGCGGGCTGGGTTGTATTTGTTGCGATTCTTTCGCGTAGTGGTCCAAAAGTAAGCCTGTAACAGAACATGGTCAATCGATTTTCCGCGGTCATCTATTCTCAGCAGGGATTCCTACGTGATCAACAAGCGCATCCGTTGCGACATCATCATAGCTAGCCAGTTTATCCAGAGTAAGACGCTCACGGCGCTCGGCCGCAGGCGAGGTGGTGCGCGCTTTCTTGAGCGGCATGGTGCACGTCACATGAAACAAGGTGAATATATGAGATTGTAGTTATGTGAAAAGGGTGAAAGTGAGAGTCGAAGAAGCAGGTTGTGTCGAAGACAAGAGTGAAAGTCGAAAGCTCGATGAAAGGGAGGACGAGTGACTGAAGAGGGGAGGGTCGAGAGGTCGGTGAGGGTGAGAGAGTATTTATGTTCGACGACCGACGCGAAGAAGCAAACATCTAGGTCAACATGAGAGGCAGCGACGTAGGCAGCATGGTGCGAGAACAATCGCACGAGCAACTGAGGTAGGAAGGCTGCGATGCGGGCTGCGGCGGGCTCGAAACCAAAGGGGAAGTTTGTCAGATCCAACACCCGCGCTCCGAGAGTCGCCCGCTTTCCATTCCCTCAGCTTCTCTTCGCTCCTCGACAAATATGCGGCAGGCACTACAATGGAAGCCTTCTCTAGGCACCATCGACGAATGAGTTTGGCCAGATGCGTCTCGAttcgacaagaagaagattcaATGTGTTTGTTTTCCATAACAATACAAACCCTTCAATCTTCGGCTGTATATCTCCACACTCGGATTCGCAAGATCTCGCCCTGTAGCTACGCTCCCGCTTGAAACTTCCATTTAAGCTAATTTGAAACTGGATTTGTGGATACACCTCTGGCAAAGATACTCCAAGGCTTTCTCAAGCATTTGCTCATGTTCACTATCCCTGGCCATCGAGCATTCGGGTGACTGCTCGAAACACATTCAATTGACATCGCCTGGATTACACGGCCTGATAGCATCCAAGTGCACGTCGACATGGAAATCAAGTGGGCTATAAAAatcgctttttttttctcatttcgGTCCAAACGCGACCTCAATTAAGGTCTCTGCTATTTCGAAGCGCAAATGTTAGGAAAGCCACCCTGGCTGCCCGGCTTAGTCCGTTCCAACTCAGTAGGGCTACTGAGGTAAGGTAGGCGCGAAAAAATCATTGGATGATTCAGTTGTGCACTTCCACAATCAGGCTTGTCAGTGGAGATTGTCTGTTGATTCAAGATTTTGCTATATGTATGTTGAAGAGTTATCGTTCCATGATGCTAGCGAGTGTCACTGGTTCTTACCAGGTATTCTTTTCCAGTTTCCGGGGCTTCTTATTGATCAGGACTGGCCTGTAAATATCCCACATCAACATGAAAGCGCTCCTTTAACGTTATTTATTTGTTGACAAAAGTCCCATCGCACTGAAATAGCGAATAGCCCTAGCGTTCTGCCCTATTCCTGGAAGATCCATGTATGCAAGACGACTGGCTGTCTACGTCCAGTACCTACATACCAGCAGTGCCACGGGTGCTGTGGTCAAATATTGCCCCGTAGGCAGCTTCTAAGAAAAGTGCCGTGAGCTGCCTCGGCTTTAGGTAGATCATGGATTTATGCGATTATATATGTAGACGGGTAGATAAATGATGAGCGTTTTCCAGTTTATCAAGAAGCTGGTATTATGATGGATGTCAACTCCAGTCATGTCCCCAGACGGGTGAAGGTCTCGCTCAACTCGGATACATATTTGAGTCCCTCACTACGGCTAACCTGAGTGATCGTGCCTGGAGGACTACCCGGCGGTTACCAACCGTCTGGATTTGAACTATATTTTTCTGCGCATTAGTGCCACTTACGAATCTTATCTTCATAGGAACTACAATCTAAAAAAGAATGTATCAACATCAAGTGGGTGGGTTGGCGAGAGCGCCAATCAATGCTTTAGGTTCCATCATATTGACAGCGACAGCCTCTCGGAGAAACCCTCCAGTTCGGGATAACCTGCTTCCGCCCGCCGACTCGCCGAACAAATTATCGTGATACAGACGTGCCGACAACTCAATACACTCGGGCGCCAGCAATGATTCAACTAAAGGTACCCACTGACCGGATTGTCGTCTTCTGGTTGAATGAAATCTGACCCTTTTGGATGATTAGACATTACTCAACTGCATCGACAACTCGGGCGCCTCGGTCGTCGAGTGCGTCAACGTtctcaagaagaagcggcCCGCGACAATCGGTCGGTAACCCCCGAACTATGCGTCGAAAAATGCTCGGAATCTCTAAGACCGCACCTTTGACTGATACTAATTGCCGAATCTGTACAGGTGACCGAATCGTTGTGGTCGTTCAGAAGCAGAGAGCCGCCACATCGGAAGGATCTAGCGGCACAGCCCTCGCCAACAAGGTCCGCCGCGGAGATATTCGCCATGCTGTTGTGGTGCgggtgaagaaggagttGCAGCGGGCTGATGGTACAGTCGTTCGGTTCGGAGACAATGCGTGTGTTCTGGTGAATAAGTCCGGAGATCCCATTGGGACGAGAATGAACGGTGAGTTCCCTATCTCCTCTGCCCGCGAATGGCAGGACTCTGCAATGCTCTCTCCGCGGCTCTGACTCGATTGATTAGGCGTTGTGGGCCAAGAGCTGCGCGGCAAACAATGGTCCAAGATCCTGTCGCTGGCTCCTATCAATGTGTAATATCCTACGTCCACGGAAACTCGGGCTGCACTTGGGTTTGATTTTTGGGAAAGCgttcgtcatcttcaagcATCATTATATCTGTAACAATGTACCATATCCACTTTATGATATTTACCAGAACGGAAAGCACTTGTTTTGATATTAATGGGCGCGTATTTCATTGGGGGTTAACTATCGCCGAAGAAACTCCATCCCTATGCAAAGCACCATCGAACCAAGCtgataaaaaaagaaagcatcATGGGGTATCCGGCTGGAGAGCGTCGCGCCATATtataagagaaaagaaaatcaaaggAAGACATTGCCGCAAGCGCAGCAGACGTAGTAAAGTTTCTGCCAGCTTCAGTCAGTGCTGGACTCGAGCAGGCAAAAGACACATGGCGCGGGCCAAAAACTCACCATTCCACTCTCAGCAGAACGCTGTTGAGACTGGAAAAAGACCGCCTCATTTTCACCGCAGCTTGGACAGAGCTTGTTGGCTCGAGGAAGCTATTGAACGTCAAGAAGCAGGGACAGTCAGCGGATGGGAAACTTTAAATCTGGCGCACGGAGATGGGGCTGTCGGGGGACTCCGAGGCGTTGGAGTCTGACAGGCAGCTAACAGCggcatcgtcgtcatccttGGGAGCCGCATAGTATCCGTGACCACATATCTCACAGGAGATTTCCTGGCCGCAGCAAGCGCAGAGTCCCGGGATGCTCATCAGACCGGTGAAGAGGAGCTCGGGGCAACAAACCGTGGGATCCGAGGCCACGTCCTGGGTCACACCGGCGGTGTCTCCGACCTGGCTGTTGAGCTTGTTTTGATAGACACAGTGAGAGGTGGCAGGCTCGCCGACGTGGCAGGTGCGGCAAGTGAACATCAATTGATTGGTAACGCGATCCTCCTTGGGATAGAGCAAGTTGGAGCTATGAGAATGGGTTAGTTGGGGTCATGGCACAGTCGTGTGATTTGCAATAGGATAGTGCTTGGAGCTTACCACTCGCGGCAGAAGCGAAAGTGAATCTGATCGGCCGGCTTCACATCGGCGGCACCGGAGGCAGCTGGGCTAGCAGACATTGTGGAAGTTGAATGAAGCTTGAGACACAGCGGAAAGGTAGCCTGGTGAATAGTAATGACTGGAGACTTTGAAGCCGATATAAAaggaaagatggaagaaagcGGACGAAGTAACAAATCAATCTGACGTGGTAAAAGACGAGTGATTGAATATGCAGAACGGAAAGAAAGCGGCGGAAATGAAGGGCGGCAGGCGCACGCCGTTTGATATTCCGGAGGGCTGTGGTGGCGGTCAGTTTGCATAGTTTGCAGCTGTTCCCCCCGCAACTCTGTCGCCGGCATCTATGATGGTTCCTGACTAGATACCTACCCTCATACAGACTTGCTCCTGAAAACCGTCCGTCAATTCACGCTACATCCTTGAATTACTTGCTCTCATATATTCACCATGGTATGTACAGCCAATGTTTCCTCAGAGCTTGGAGCTGTGTTGACTGAATGATCTCCATAGGCTGCTACTGGTCTCCCCGCTGGATGGGAGGTTCGTCACTCGAACTCCAAGAACCTGCCTTACTACTTCAACCCTTCCACCAAAGAGTCCCGTTGGGAACCTCCCGCCGATACCGATACAGAGACGCTCAAGGAATATATGGCGACTCACCATTCTGTGGCGCACCCACATGATGTCAGTGGACAAGGAGAGGGCAAGATTCGTTGCAGTCATCTCCTTGTGAAGCACCGTGACAGCCGTCGCCCAAGTAGCTGGCGAGAGGCTGAGATTACTCGGTCTAAGGAGGAGGCTATCCAGATTCTGAAAGGCTACGAAGAACGCATTCAGTCCGGTGAATCCCTAGGTGATATTGCTGTCTCGGAATCGGATTGCAGCAGCGCCAGGAAGAAGGGTGATCTGTATGTCTCATTCCACCCCGTCGACAAAATTCTTGTTTATGCTAATCAAATTTAGTGGCTTTTTCGGACATGGTGAGATGCAAAAGGAGTTCGAGGATGCGGCCTTTGCGCTGCAGCCTGGTCAAGTCAGTGGCATTGTGGAAACAGCCTCTGGCGTCCATCTCATTCAACGGTACGTCTCCTCTCTGAAGTCGGCGAACACACTCTATCAACTTCGGAAAACTAACATTTGGAAAAATAGTGTTCAGTAAATAACTTCCTCCATTGAGTGACTGCTACGATCTCTGAATGTGTTACGCGATATTTGACCCCAATGAATATCtcatctttttttcggtCTGGCTCTCGTGGTCGATTTTTTAGCGGGGATACTCGCGACTATGCtggaatgaaaaaaaaagagagttgAATTTGAACATCTCAAATCTATTTCAAAAATCCTTTCCAACGTCGTTGGCAACAGAACACCTGTATAGTATGGGAGGACTCCTCGGACTTCTGGTCTACGCAGGTTTTGAAGATAACGTAGGTACTGAACTACTAAGATTGATGACAGAGCATTGTTTGGGATGTTCTTCTTATATTTATATCTTGTGGCCATTTCGTGTGTGACATTCCTACATAGATAAAACAGAAACGATATGGGATGCCGTCAATATCTGTTACCATTTCAGTCGAGTGTACCTGCAAATCGTCTGACTGACAATGTTTGCTTCGCCGGATCGCTACGACGTGAGCTTCACCTGGGTTGTGTTTCAGCATCACTCTCAACTATCACACTCACGTTATGCTGCAAATGTTTCGTGTCCCACTGCGTCGCGTCATCCATTAATCCTATCCTTTCTCTACCTCAGAATCGCGTCAGAGGCAGAATTCACCGTGGATGCCAGACGTATGGCTCCTCACTGAGGCATGGCTTCTAACAGACGCCCTCCTGTTTCTTCGTTCAAAACAATCTTATCTTACCCCGGGGTTCCAGAGGATTTCAAGCCCCCAGAGTATCTCACTATCCCCGATGAGCTTCGTCAGCAGCACGCAAGACTTGCTGATGCCGCGGGGGCTGTGATCAATGGTCTGCGCATACTTCAAGGTGTTTTAGACAACCATCTCATCGGTCTTTGCCCCGAAATGAGCGGTCCCATTCTCGAGCAGCATATCAGTGCCCTTCGACGC
The window above is part of the Penicillium oxalicum strain HP7-1 chromosome VI, whole genome shotgun sequence genome. Proteins encoded here:
- a CDS encoding 54S ribosomal protein L38; translated protein: MIQLKTLLNCIDNSGASVVECVNVLKKKRPATIGDRIVVVVQKQRAATSEGSSGTALANKVRRGDIRHAVVVRVKKELQRADGTVVRFGDNACVLVNKSGDPIGTRMNGVVGQELRGKQWSKILSLAPINV
- a CDS encoding Histone-lysine N-methyltransferase set9, which encodes MPLKKARTTSPAAERRERLTLDKLASYDDVATDALVDHAYFWTTTRKNRNKYNPARGIHDDDVGRILLHDVVVAKDSAVAEKKLLELPGLRKYVANLKGSRDKDWFCRHLRKYIQMYQPDCPFEVTTTNRYIITQHEAAICARKFIKAGQEIKYLSGTLVAMTKEEEMDLGLTRKDFSVVMSSRRKTPSFFLGPARFANHDCDANGRLVTRGTEGMSVMATRDIHEGEEITVSYGEDYFGIDNCECLCQTCERAVRNGWAPPVKADEDISEESTGSTKKRRRDSDSDAEDASLACASSNKRVKFTRQTSKLCEEICMSDVALETTATPESDNPPTPDSDTDVPVVPAGIAGERQISKLRQEIVVTEDVHSCLETLLPSTQESQQPQLSVTDLSAVDADEVILVNPTPISEPVNGPNDRLSPSFTAESHRSSTSTLLTSVDDTDAKVKIETPAPADHSDSPTHSYPAHHSDHANIAGHCDHPDPSQGEYHEDHSDSPPTDDTLQTVVAKKRKPRRKRNWAVVASVEDEVPVARTPGDYTKTSRLLAQKYDRWVDCQTCESWFVQSNSYQTRRECPRCERHSKIYGFQWPKTDKGPGREERVMDHRTIHRFLSPDSEARVSRRDRGISFGVTPTPELSDARTATPLGDGHEPRHNTRASRRRVRDLRMTM
- a CDS encoding Peptidyl-prolyl cis-trans isomerase ssp-1; amino-acid sequence: MAATGLPAGWEVRHSNSKNLPYYFNPSTKESRWEPPADTDTETLKEYMATHHSVAHPHDVSGQGEGKIRCSHLLVKHRDSRRPSSWREAEITRSKEEAIQILKGYEERIQSGESLGDIAVSESDCSSARKKGDLGFFGHGEMQKEFEDAAFALQPGQVSGIVETASGVHLIQRRPPVSSFKTILSYPGVPEDFKPPEYLTIPDELRQQHARLADAAGAVINGLRILQGVLDNHLIGLCPEMSGPILEQHISALRRLDSWRENTLVRNPSLLPAAKIPSFALQLTVYKPAYEDLTTLFNLRTCRLLSREWASYCFKSTAIHVEAARRLGAEEYEAWLYWWRVEFQPREREWQSYVRRMILPTWEQAMSSLHLMIWECAEEPRTVIRNMMSSEEYDYHVNII